The following are from one region of the Rosistilla carotiformis genome:
- the xrtU gene encoding exosortase U, which produces MSDMAAESFEVETNHEDSVAWRGLKRRAAFYFVVLASFAPLLVLHFKQLWAFEHYQFFPLLLIAIPVLISHLWVSAPIPRKIRPIWQKSLLLAGLLLLAIAYVAWSPNLAALALAVTAGAILLELYQQGWLARFLPLWCLFFLLIKLPLNLDIDLIFWLQGLTSTLASRLLDFTGVNHVLAGHIIQTANDKFLVEEACSGIQSLFTLVAAAAIFLTVYRRPWYHCVALVGCAAFWACTINIGRVAGVVIAMQHFGIDISTGTAHQVFGLVLFALAFALLFSSDRLLLFFLESDEVVDIDFEDYPTTDLSVTATEEESTEDRSLRLHVQNGSTWIYVIGGGFVLLLVLQLATLALQAESVTVIDPDHPQMITALNENALPETIGDWERVEFDAESRALTNFMGRNTASWVYRSPRGTATVAIDFPFLGWHELTGCYAALGYDVSAREVLAMEDNDKIQSVQAIVAAPDGEVGHLWFSEFLQSGQPLVPAGNSSGTLQYWLSRFQSAFLKQTASLRRDPSSYQVQLLYQSKDPLDEQQATAMRDFHHQTAITLVELIREVTQ; this is translated from the coding sequence ATGTCTGATATGGCGGCAGAATCGTTTGAAGTTGAAACAAACCATGAAGACTCTGTGGCCTGGCGAGGTCTGAAGCGGCGGGCAGCGTTTTATTTTGTTGTCTTGGCCAGTTTTGCGCCGTTGCTTGTATTGCATTTCAAGCAGCTCTGGGCCTTCGAGCACTATCAGTTTTTCCCGCTATTGTTGATCGCAATCCCGGTGCTGATTTCGCATTTGTGGGTATCTGCTCCGATCCCTCGAAAAATCCGTCCGATCTGGCAGAAGTCTCTGTTGCTGGCCGGGCTGTTGCTGTTGGCAATTGCCTATGTTGCATGGTCGCCAAACCTTGCTGCGTTGGCTTTGGCGGTTACCGCAGGAGCGATCTTGTTGGAACTCTATCAGCAGGGCTGGCTTGCCCGCTTTCTGCCGTTGTGGTGCCTGTTCTTTTTGTTGATCAAGTTGCCGCTGAATCTCGACATCGATCTGATCTTTTGGCTGCAGGGTTTAACGTCGACGTTGGCCAGCCGGTTGCTCGATTTCACCGGAGTCAACCATGTTTTGGCGGGGCACATCATCCAGACTGCCAATGACAAATTTCTGGTAGAGGAAGCCTGCAGTGGGATTCAATCACTTTTTACGCTGGTTGCCGCCGCGGCCATTTTTTTGACGGTCTATCGCCGGCCATGGTATCACTGCGTTGCTCTGGTGGGCTGTGCCGCCTTCTGGGCCTGTACGATCAATATTGGCCGCGTCGCCGGTGTCGTGATCGCGATGCAGCACTTTGGGATCGATATTTCGACAGGAACGGCTCACCAAGTCTTTGGACTGGTCTTGTTCGCGTTGGCGTTTGCATTGCTATTCAGTAGCGATCGCTTGCTGCTGTTCTTCCTGGAATCCGACGAAGTGGTCGATATCGATTTCGAGGACTATCCGACGACCGATCTCAGCGTGACCGCAACTGAAGAGGAATCGACGGAAGATCGGTCGCTTCGTCTTCACGTGCAAAACGGCTCGACCTGGATTTATGTCATCGGTGGTGGCTTCGTCCTGCTGCTGGTTTTGCAACTAGCGACACTCGCGTTGCAAGCGGAATCTGTTACCGTGATCGATCCTGATCATCCACAGATGATCACTGCATTGAATGAAAACGCGCTGCCCGAAACGATAGGGGACTGGGAGCGTGTTGAGTTCGACGCCGAATCGAGAGCATTGACGAATTTTATGGGACGCAACACTGCCAGTTGGGTTTATCGGTCGCCGAGAGGAACCGCTACGGTTGCGATCGATTTCCCGTTTCTCGGTTGGCATGAGTTAACCGGTTGTTATGCCGCTCTGGGGTATGACGTTTCTGCTCGCGAAGTGCTTGCGATGGAAGATAACGATAAGATTCAGAGTGTTCAGGCAATCGTCGCAGCACCGGACGGTGAAGTTGGTCATCTTTGGTTCAGCGAGTTCCTCCAGTCTGGACAGCCGCTCGTTCCGGCAGGCAATAGCTCGGGGACGCTACAGTACTGGCTCTCGCGATTTCAGTCGGCGTTTCTCAAGCAAACGGCTTCGTTGCGTCGTGACCCGTCCAGTTACCAAGTTCAATTGTTGTACCAATCGAAAGATCCACTTGACGAGCAGCAAGCAACCGCGATGAGGGACTTCCACCATCAGACTGCGATAACGCTTGTCGAGCTGATTCGCGAGGTGACCCAATGA